The Bacillus sp. Marseille-Q1617 genome has a segment encoding these proteins:
- the dapA gene encoding 4-hydroxy-tetrahydrodipicolinate synthase, which translates to MNFGRISTAMVTPFDHKGNIDFTKTTQLINYLIDNGTDSLVVAGTTGESPTLTKEEKVALFRHVVKVVNGRIPVVAGTGSNNTHASIELTKKAEEAGVDAVMLVAPYYNKPSQEGLFQHFKVIAESTTLPVMLYNIPGRSSVNIAPETVIRLSEIDNIVAVKEASGDLDAMTEIISKTSEDFALYSGDDGLTLPILSIGGNGIVSVASHIIGNEMQQMVGEFFEGNISVAAKTHQKLLPVMKGLFTSPSPTPVKTALQLRGLDVGSVRLPLIPLSEAERTKLSQLINTI; encoded by the coding sequence TTGAATTTTGGCCGTATTTCAACAGCTATGGTCACACCATTTGATCATAAAGGTAATATAGATTTTACGAAGACTACTCAGTTGATAAATTACTTGATTGATAACGGTACGGATTCCCTTGTGGTTGCCGGAACTACCGGGGAGTCTCCGACCTTGACTAAAGAAGAGAAGGTTGCTTTATTTCGTCATGTTGTTAAAGTTGTGAATGGCAGGATTCCTGTGGTGGCAGGAACAGGCAGCAATAACACTCACGCATCAATCGAACTGACCAAAAAAGCAGAAGAAGCAGGGGTCGACGCTGTCATGCTGGTGGCGCCTTATTATAACAAGCCTAGTCAAGAAGGGTTGTTTCAGCACTTTAAGGTCATCGCTGAGTCAACCACTCTGCCAGTCATGCTATATAATATCCCGGGAAGGTCATCAGTGAATATTGCACCGGAAACCGTCATTAGGTTATCCGAAATCGATAATATTGTGGCGGTCAAAGAAGCCAGCGGCGATTTGGATGCAATGACTGAAATTATCTCAAAAACCTCTGAAGACTTTGCATTATACAGCGGAGACGATGGTCTTACGCTTCCAATCTTATCAATCGGAGGAAATGGAATCGTTTCTGTGGCATCCCATATCATCGGGAACGAGATGCAGCAAATGGTCGGAGAGTTCTTCGAAGGCAATATATCTGTTGCAGCAAAGACTCATCAAAAGCTATTACCGGTAATGAAAGGGCTGTTTACGAGCCCGAGTCCAACACCTGTAAAGACCGCACTGCAGTTGAGAGGTCTGGATGTTGGTTCTGTACGTCTTCCATTAATTCCTCTATCAGAAGCTGAAAGAACAAAGCTCAGCCAATTGATCAATACCATATAA